AGACTCCGCTACGTCGCGCTCGGCGACTCGTACACCATCGGGACCTCCGTGGCGGTTGTGGATCGCTGGCCGGATCGGCTCGTGGCGGCCCTCGCGGATGCGGGCGTTGACGGTGCGAGCGCCCTCGACCTCGTCGCGAATCTCGCCGTCAACGCCTCCACGAGCGCCGACGTCGTGGCCCGCGAGCTGCCGCGGTTCGAGCAGTCGCGGCCGGGCTTCGCCAGCCTCCTCGTCGGCGTCAACGATGTCGTCCGCGGGGTGCCCGCCGGCGAGTACGACCGGAACGTCCGGCTCATCCTCGATGGTCTCCTCGCGCGCCTTCCCCCCACGAGGATCGTCGTCGTCACGACGCCGGATTACACGGTGACGCCGGCCGGGGCTGACTTCGGCGAACCGGCCGGCCGGCGGGCGGGGATCGAGATGGTCAACGCGATCATCCGCGAGGCGGCCGCGGAGCGCGGGATCGCCGCGGTCGACGTCGTGGACCTGTCGAGGCGCGCCGCCGCGGAGCCGGCACTCGTCGCCGCGGACGGCCTCCATCCATCGGGGGAGCAGTACGCGACCTGGGTCGATCGGATCGCTCCGGTCGTGCGGCGGCTCCTCGCCGAGCGCGCTGACTCCGCGGTTTCGCCGTCAGACGGCTGACCCGGCTGGCAAGCAAGGTCGTCGCGTCGGATCTCGACGCCCTGCGCGACCTCAGCCGCGTGCCGCCAGCTCCCGACCCACCGCAAGCACCTCATCGACCAGGGCGTCAGCGTCGGCGAGGGTGGTGCGCGGGTTGATGAAGCACGGTCGGATCGCCAACCGACCATCCACTCGAGTGCTCGAGGTCACCGCCCGTCCGCGTGCACGGATGCCGTGCAGCACGTCCTCGTTCAGCGCATCGAGGCTCGCCTCGTCGGTCCAGGCCGCCGGTCGGAAGCGGAAGCAGCAGATCGAGAGAACCGGCTCCGCGAGCAGTTCCAGCTCGGTCGACGACCGCGCGCGCTCAGCCACGCGCCGAGCGCAATCGTCGTGCCGGACGACCCGCTCCCGCATCCCGTCCGCGCCGATCTCGCGGAGGATCGCCCAGACCGCGAGACCCCGAGCCGGGGAGGAGAAATCCACACCCCAGTCGGGCGTGCCATATCCCAGCTCATCGAACGGTGACGCAGGGTCGGCCTCCCCGGTCTCGGCCTGGCGCTCGCGGTCGTAGTCACCGGTCTCGACCGTGAACGCACGGCCCAGGATCCCCTCGTCGCGGACGATGGCAGCGCCCGTGCCCACCGGGGCCGCGAGCCACTTGTGCGGATCGATCGCGAACGAGTCGTACGTCGCCACGTCGCCGTACCGCTTGCGCACCCGATCGTCGAGGAGTCCGAAGCCGCCATACGCTCCGTCCACGTGCAGCCAGATGCCCCGCTCGTGCGCGATCCGCGCAAGCTCCGGGAGGGGATCGACGCGACCCGTGTTGACGTCGCCCGCGCACCCCACGACCGCGACCTGCGTGCACCCGGCCGCCAGATCCTCATCGAGGGCGGTCTGCAGGAGGTCCAGGTCGATCGTGCCGGATCGGTCGAGCGGGATGGCACGCAGGTTGCGTCGCCCCATCCCGAGCACGCCAAGGGCACGCCCCACCACGTGGTGCGTCTCCGTGCTCGCGTAGACCCTTGGCTCGACCATGCCCTCGATGCCGTCCAGCGACGGCCGGAGACCCAGGCGCTCACCGGCGTGCTGGCGGGCCGCGCCGATACCGATCAGGTTCGCCGTCGAACCGCCGGAGGTGAACGTCCCCACCGAGGACGCCGGGAAGCCGAGCAACTCGATGAGCCAGCGCATCGCCAGGTGGTCCACGAAATTGCCCGCGCTCGCCCACCAGCGCTGCGGTACCGCAACTGCCTGGGCCAGGTCCGCCGCCGCCCCAACATCCGTGGGCCCCGTGGTCACCCAGCCGGAGAAACCGGGGTGTCCCACCCGAAGGCCGTTCGCGACCACGAGATCGGCGAGCTCGGCGAGTGTCGCGTCGCGCCCGATGCCCGCGGTCGGCAAGGGCCGATCGAGGGCCGGTCGCCAGCGCGACCGTTCTCGGGCTGGATCTGGTCCCTCGAATTCGAGGAACCGCTCCAGAGAGGGCAGGATGGCCCGGATGGCGTGGCCAAGCGAGTCGGTGGTGGCGGTGTCCTGGCGGGGGTTCATGACGGCGAAGTGTAGTGGCCCGAGCGGATCACTCGACGGTCGTGGTTCGTGCCGATGCTGTACCTGTCGGGCGCCATGGGGATCGACGGCACCGGCGCGTTGGTGCCCGGTGGTATCGAGGCGGAGACGCGCCAGGCCTTGGCCAACATCCGGTCCGTGCTCGAGCGCCACAGCTCATCGATGGATCGGGTGGTCAAGTGCACGGCGATGCTTGCCGACATGCAGGAATGGGCGGCGATGAACCGCGTCTACGTCGAGCACTTCCCAACGAATCTCCCCGCCCGCAGTGCATTTGGCGCCTCCGGCCTCGCCCTCGGCGGCCGGGTCGAGATCGAGTGCATCGCCACGATCGAGTAACTGCTTCACGTCGTCCACGGCTGTTGCTGTCGGCGCGTTCTCACGGCCCTCCGGGCGCGCCCAGCGGACACCCTTGGCAAGGGTTCCGCCGCCCTGTGGTCGTCGTCAGGAGTCCGCGCGTCGCACATCGTGCAGCCGGATACAGCAGACTCTGGCCGTGAAGCCACCGGACGTCTCGTACGCGCGAAGCGGCGAAGTGGCCATCGCCTACCAGCTGGTCGGCCATGGTCCGGTGGACGTCGTCTTCCTGCGTGGGATCACCGGAGACCTGCTGTCGACCTGGGAGCAACCACTGCTCGTCCGCCACGTCGAGGGACTCGCATCGTGCGGGCGCGTCATCATGCTGGACCGGCGCGGGACCGGCCTGTCCGATCGGGTACGCGAGGTCCAGTCGCTCGAGACGACGATGGACGACGTCCGCGCCGTCATGGATGCGGTGGGGTCGGAGCGCGCCGTGCTCTGGACCGGCGGCATCGCGACCGGGATCGGGGTGCTCTTCGCGGCGACCTATCCCGAGCGCT
The nucleotide sequence above comes from Chloroflexota bacterium. Encoded proteins:
- a CDS encoding aspartate aminotransferase family protein, which gives rise to MNPRQDTATTDSLGHAIRAILPSLERFLEFEGPDPARERSRWRPALDRPLPTAGIGRDATLAELADLVVANGLRVGHPGFSGWVTTGPTDVGAAADLAQAVAVPQRWWASAGNFVDHLAMRWLIELLGFPASSVGTFTSGGSTANLIGIGAARQHAGERLGLRPSLDGIEGMVEPRVYASTETHHVVGRALGVLGMGRRNLRAIPLDRSGTIDLDLLQTALDEDLAAGCTQVAVVGCAGDVNTGRVDPLPELARIAHERGIWLHVDGAYGGFGLLDDRVRKRYGDVATYDSFAIDPHKWLAAPVGTGAAIVRDEGILGRAFTVETGDYDRERQAETGEADPASPFDELGYGTPDWGVDFSSPARGLAVWAILREIGADGMRERVVRHDDCARRVAERARSSTELELLAEPVLSICCFRFRPAAWTDEASLDALNEDVLHGIRARGRAVTSSTRVDGRLAIRPCFINPRTTLADADALVDEVLAVGRELAARG
- a CDS encoding RidA family protein encodes the protein MLYLSGAMGIDGTGALVPGGIEAETRQALANIRSVLERHSSSMDRVVKCTAMLADMQEWAAMNRVYVEHFPTNLPARSAFGASGLALGGRVEIECIATIE